The Thalassophryne amazonica chromosome 18, fThaAma1.1, whole genome shotgun sequence DNA window AGAGGAGACCTCACGGTCGACATGATCAGCCCTCCACTGGGTGATTTTCGCCACACCATGCACGTGGGTCGTGGCGGCGATGTGTTTGGGGATACTTCCTTCCTTAGCAACCATGGCGGAACAACCAACGGGACAGCCAACGGAGAAACAGACGCCGGCTCCACGCCCGACAATAAGATCGGCGCCTTCTTCTCCAGGACACTCCGTCAGATCAGGAGAACCTCTGACAACCAACCCAGGGGAGGATCGAAGGACCTGTCGCCGCCGCCCCCTGCTGTTTCACCCATCATTAAGAATGCCATTTCCCTCCCCCGACTGGACTTAGATATGTCCAACGGGAGTCCCACCACGAGAAAACTTTTCCCCAGTTTTCAAAGCACGCCGGAGGACATGAGGAGTGCTTACGGTGAGTAACAGGATACTTCATTTACTCGCTATGATTTCAAGAAAAATACccagttttattgacattttatggTGTTTCATTTGCAGAATATCTAAAAATCATTGTGTCTGACTAGTTTCTCATCACTGTGATCCAGTTTTCATTGTTACTGTTTCACACCTGGCTGACTGATCCACAAGCACGTTGTCAAACTGTTGGAATCAGGATTTTTAATGATTTGTCTAGGCCCGCCCCGTTCCTCTTTGGTTGCTGAAATAATCATTTTTGTCTCTTTAATAATCTGAACAGTCAGCCACATAACACAAAGCCAGTTTAACCGTTGACCCCATgaaccttaattgaagtaagtgggTCTAGAAAATGGATGCAGATTACTTTAGGTTGCTTGAATAAAAGCTATAGATTTTTAGAAtatttgggggaggggggcaacGCTAGATCTGCCCCATAACACTATACCTCTGTTAGGAAAAGCTCACCATCATTAGTATTATTCTAGAAGGACAGTCCAGATGTAGATCCAGATAATGTAAGTACGTTCGCACCAGTCAATGTGAAAAACCGTCGAGTCAGTTGAACTGATCATTTTTCCAATTATGTAAACAGCTGCAAAATTTCACAATcttccagggtttttttttttttttttttttttacccaaaatGCCACACGATCCCCTGTGGTGGTTTTTCTGAGGAGAATCAGTTTCTTTCTCCATAATTATTGAACATTTACGCTGAAAAGGCCTCAGATTACAGGAATGCTCAATACGTCATCAGTGGAAATTTCTTGACAGGATATTAAACCCtttctgttgggggggggggggtgctaacaAATCCCCTTGGAGAGGGACTGAAGCTTTCCTTCAAATTAAGACATTTCGGTTGAACAAAGTGAAACGTGTGCTGAGGCCAAACGAGTTAACCAACGAGTTAACgagttagattttttttctgctactagactcagactgtggaattacccccccccccccaaaaaaacaaccaaaGTTCATTTCAAGCTACAACCAACTTCAACTGCACCTGCTCTGAATTTCCATCACACGTGTGATGATAAGATGATTCCCTGAAACAAGCACACacgatacataatgtggtatatcaCATAAGAAAACAAACGTCCTTTTTTTTCTATTAATCTGCTGCATCAAAGTTAATCAAACTTTGAGTTTATCATCGTTATAGGTCCTTTTTAATGTGAACACTTATAAGATGAAAGTATTGATTGTTTTTGGAGTTAAGCTGGAGGGGATAGATTCAATAATTCActactttttacagtgtacaggtctaggaattttatttatttaagagaATTTTATAAGTGTGAACTGATATGCAGGGTTTAGGGTCTGAGATTGTTTTTATATTATAATATGGTTTATGAGAGTGTACATTTATTTTCCTAAGATAAAACTGGACATTGAAATACAACTTTCACTGATTATTTTGTACATATTAGTTGATTATTTCTCGacttaaaatgttttttgtttggatAGAATGTGAAAACCTTTTTTTCTGTTAATGGCTCGCACTGAGAAAtgctgtgacctctgacctttggggaCATGAGGGTCACAGATTCCAGGACCTACTCAAACTAAAAAGTTAATTCATTATCACGGCTGTACACTGCCCCCTGCTGAGTGATTATAGTAATAAAAACACAGGGTTAAAGTTTAGACCTGATCCAGCACTTTCATGGTTATTTCtacattaaaaaacaaagttaaaaaatGAAAATCACAAAACGGTCAGTTTTACAGACGCTAAGGTGAGTTTTTCTAATAGCTTCTTTTATCCAGTCAGCAGACTAAAACCAATCAATATTCAATAAACACTATGACAGAAAAAGCTAAACATTTTTGAAGTTGTAATCAGAGAACATAATAATTTCCCTAATTATCTGAtgtagtgactttttttttgattgattgactaattgGGATTTAAATTAGAAAAGTATTTATCAGATCAGTAGAGCGCAAACCAACAAATCAGGAGTCTTCCtaaaaatattatttttactTTCACTCAAACTGTCAGAAAAGTTGCCGGATGTGTTGACAGACGTTCCCCCTCTATGTGCTTCGGTTAAACTCTGACTGGTGTTACTGGTCTCAGAGTAAAATGTCCAAAGcgtttttaaaatgtgcttttacTCTGAAAGGTTTGGGTAGTGTTGTGTACCTCCTGTTTGATTTCCGTTTGTCTCCCTCAGGTCCCGAGTCTGGTTTCGTCACTCTGCCTCGTCTGTCACGCTCTGAGCGCCAGCAGCCGTCCGTCTCCGTCTCCACGAATGTCCACCGTGGCTCTCTTACCGACCCCACTGATGCCATCTTATCCACCTGCTCCACCTCCATCGTGACTTCTGaccccatcatcaccaccaccacctacTCTGACTCCCTTCCCTCCCTCACCTCTCTGGATACCTTCACCTTTGACCTCGGCCCCTCCCTCATGAGTGAGGTGTTTGGGTTAATCGACGGCCACATGTTGGCAGAAGAAGAGGCGGGGTCAGCGTGTGGGCTGACCAATGAAGGCTCAGAGATGGACTCCGCTACTATCTCATATGTGGATTCCCTgctgagggaggaggaggagggcagCGCCATGGAAACAGCCGGAGGCGGGCACCACATTAAAGGCGGAGTCACAGAGGTGGTGACGGGGTCTCCGGTGCGAGCGAGGATAGTGATGCACAGCGCCACGGAAGTGTTTGTGGGTCACTATGGAGACGGCAGCCTCTTAAAGGGACAGAACCTGATGGAGGATCCAGACTCAGAGCTGGACAAAGTGTCCCACGGTTACATTGAAGACGAGGACGAAATCAAAGTCTGATGTCTgtctacaaaaaacaaacaaacaaacaaacaaaaaaaaaacatgcttcctCATTCATTCCAATCAAATCGTCTAAAAGTCACATGATCATCGAGCCTGAGGTGAAAAGTTCAACACGAATCCAGATTCTGCGTCCAAATGTAAAATGTTACACAAAAAGTGATGGTGAATGTAACTAAAATGACTAACAAAAAGGATGATGCTGCTAATGTTATGAGCTCATCTGCAGAAGTACAACCTGAATAAGgatcaggactttgttaaagaaagaaagaaagaaagaaagaaagaaacccgAGTGACAGGaagtgtggtgttgtgtgtggaTGATGGACAGAGCCTGAAGGGAAACGTCCACGTGATGCAAAGAAGTGATGAAACTCATTCACTTTACTCTTCACTTCCTCACAAACGAGGGCAAACGTTCTCATCGTCACAAAGCGAAAGTGAggacagaaaaataaaataaaagatctgtgagaTCTGTGTTTTGACTGCTTGTGTGATAAATATTAAAGAGAAACTTACAGGTTAAAATTATTTTAGCGCGTTCACACGTCAGGATGATGAACATGACAATGTGGGCGAACGTACTTTGTaagcaattttatttttttaaacattgtgcTTGTTGATGTCAGACCAGGAAGTCAAATCTGCAACAGAGGTCTGTCCTGTAGGAGGCAGTAGCGAGttcaggcagttttttttttctgtctgtgacatcacaaagatagAGAGATGACCACCCTGTGACCCTCCCATGTGTGATGTCATGAGGCACAATGCCTTTGATGTTTTTCCAGCCTGTGGCTCAAAATGTTTTTGAGACATGTATCTTCATctgtttttaaaaccctgtttttatttccacattgtcattttcAAAGTCTAGAAGATGAAGAAATTACGTGAATTTGAGGCACATGGACACAGGAAATATGAAGTCTGATATTTACTACTTTCGCCGAAACCCTgaattgtttatttttatgttgCAGACTTTTGTCAATGTCTGTGAAGCTTTGATCATTATCAACTCCAAGATCTTTATTGCTCGTCATAGAAGATTTGACATATATATATTCTTTAATATAAGATAAAGTGTCCTCCTAGAATTATTTAGTATTTAGGAGCACTCGCAGTTCTTAAAGAAGTGCAATTTACATCCATATGCTGCAGTAAACAATCAATATACTctgatataaaaataaaaatgtttttacttATGTTGAGTTGGATTTTATTTACAGGCACGGTAAATGTGACATTCATGGCTTTTTCACTTCACATCTACACTACCCAGTGaagaaaaacagcagaaatatGATAAAATCAAAATTGTTTACTTTTTGTTAAAGGCCTTTACAGAGAAT harbors:
- the cdc42ep1a gene encoding cdc42 effector protein 1, with the translated sequence MNLQEKLSGLKGLVSHSHSKRRFRGDLTVDMISPPLGDFRHTMHVGRGGDVFGDTSFLSNHGGTTNGTANGETDAGSTPDNKIGAFFSRTLRQIRRTSDNQPRGGSKDLSPPPPAVSPIIKNAISLPRLDLDMSNGSPTTRKLFPSFQSTPEDMRSAYGPESGFVTLPRLSRSERQQPSVSVSTNVHRGSLTDPTDAILSTCSTSIVTSDPIITTTTYSDSLPSLTSLDTFTFDLGPSLMSEVFGLIDGHMLAEEEAGSACGLTNEGSEMDSATISYVDSLLREEEEGSAMETAGGGHHIKGGVTEVVTGSPVRARIVMHSATEVFVGHYGDGSLLKGQNLMEDPDSELDKVSHGYIEDEDEIKV